In one Clostridia bacterium genomic region, the following are encoded:
- a CDS encoding leucyl aminopeptidase, with protein MKTILSHTPPSQLETEVLVVAVLDTGDKENSVPELQCSDANVRKSAEDLIGAKEVTGKLFETVMLHRPQGLKAKRILFVGGGKSKNFSSYELRKLAGTAVRFLKPKGIKSFAFVAPESWDGVADPTAQSTLAFERGGLTDAVRSITEGAFVGNFDPDYYKSDRKDQTLDELTVVAPANSDKKALEAALEEGRIIGESQNFTRDLVNEPGNRMTPTILADRAQKMCQEVGLKCEVYGPAKLHELKMGAFWSVSQGSEQEPRLIVMRYEPANAPAEPTLGLVGKGITFDSGGISIKPSDGMEKMKYDMAGGAAMIGTMRAIALLKPDVRVISVVCASENMPSGKAQKPGDIQIAMNGKSIEIINTDAEGRLVLADGLHYARQLGATHLVDAATLTGACVVALGHVNAGIFCNDESYFIQFANALKRSGEKMWRLPVDAEYGEMIKSHIADIVNSGGRWGGAVTAAMFLKEFVEDTPWIHLDIAGTAWVEDSKSWIAKGPSGFAVRSLVEFTRQFASNGGNPPGSGFTGGTQEKTRKGTKAAQDHADSGAGL; from the coding sequence ATGAAAACTATCCTTTCTCATACACCCCCTTCGCAGCTTGAAACCGAAGTCCTTGTGGTTGCCGTGCTCGACACCGGTGACAAGGAAAACTCCGTCCCCGAACTCCAGTGCTCCGATGCGAACGTCCGCAAGAGCGCCGAAGATCTCATCGGCGCCAAGGAAGTCACCGGCAAGCTCTTTGAGACCGTCATGCTCCATCGCCCGCAGGGACTCAAGGCCAAGCGCATCCTGTTCGTTGGTGGTGGCAAGTCGAAGAACTTCTCCTCCTACGAACTCCGCAAATTGGCGGGAACCGCCGTACGTTTTCTGAAGCCGAAAGGCATCAAGTCTTTTGCCTTCGTCGCGCCTGAATCGTGGGACGGTGTCGCCGACCCCACGGCGCAGAGCACGCTCGCCTTCGAACGCGGCGGACTGACGGACGCGGTCCGCTCCATCACCGAAGGTGCTTTCGTCGGCAACTTCGATCCCGACTATTACAAGTCTGACCGCAAGGATCAGACGCTTGACGAACTCACCGTAGTTGCCCCGGCAAATAGTGACAAGAAAGCTCTCGAAGCCGCACTCGAAGAGGGCCGCATCATCGGCGAATCGCAAAACTTCACCCGCGATCTCGTCAACGAACCTGGCAATCGCATGACGCCAACCATCCTGGCCGACCGTGCGCAGAAGATGTGTCAGGAAGTCGGGTTGAAGTGCGAAGTCTACGGTCCCGCCAAGCTGCACGAATTGAAGATGGGCGCCTTCTGGAGTGTCTCCCAGGGTTCGGAACAAGAACCGCGCCTCATCGTGATGCGTTACGAACCGGCTAACGCGCCCGCTGAGCCAACCCTCGGCCTTGTCGGCAAGGGCATCACGTTTGACTCAGGCGGGATCAGCATCAAGCCCTCCGATGGCATGGAGAAGATGAAGTACGACATGGCCGGCGGCGCGGCGATGATCGGCACCATGCGCGCCATAGCGCTGCTCAAGCCCGATGTGCGCGTTATCTCGGTTGTCTGCGCCAGTGAGAACATGCCGAGCGGCAAGGCGCAGAAACCCGGCGACATCCAGATTGCCATGAACGGCAAGTCCATCGAGATCATCAACACCGACGCCGAAGGCCGGCTCGTTCTTGCCGACGGGCTGCACTACGCACGTCAACTAGGCGCCACCCACCTCGTCGACGCCGCAACGCTCACCGGCGCTTGTGTCGTCGCACTCGGACATGTCAATGCAGGAATTTTCTGCAATGACGAGTCGTACTTCATTCAGTTCGCAAATGCTCTCAAGCGCTCCGGCGAAAAGATGTGGCGACTCCCTGTGGATGCCGAATACGGCGAGATGATCAAATCTCACATTGCCGATATCGTCAACAGCGGCGGACGCTGGGGAGGAGCGGTAACGGCAGCCATGTTCCTCAAGGAGTTCGTTGAGGACACTCCGTGGATCCACCTGGACATCGCGGGAACTGCCTGGGTAGAAGACAGCAAGAGCTGGATTGCCAAAGGACCAAGCGGCTTTGCCGTCCGTTCCCTGGTAGAGTTTA